Proteins encoded together in one uncultured Sphaerochaeta sp. window:
- a CDS encoding alpha-amylase family protein — MYSIPFRHIHLDFHTSGLIEGIGKDFSKDQFKQALRAAHVDSITLCAKCHHGWMYYPSNKFPMHPHLSFDLFGEMLSAAKELGISVEAYLSVGYDEVIALAQNQYLMRKQDQKLDSTTDFFTPGYHQFCMNTPYLGRICDQIEEVLSRYQVDGIFLDIVGVRTCYCASCMQTAQEQGIDPSDASKMESIWEHTYIHYIEQVKKTVERVQPGIEIFHNSGHINRGRLDLMHVNSHLELESLPSGGWGYDHFLLSSRFVQHFGKPYLGMTGRFQFGWGDFGGYKHPNGMRYEVSRFLANGAGCSIGDQMHPFGKLEDGLYSIIGTIYQEVEAKQPWCTDVTAVTEIGVLSTESAGNYHIDGVNASLLQGSSDIGAVRILQEGHLLFDILSASDSFTPYKVIILPDRIALSEELENRLDTYLQNGGKILATGISGIKENGKLSKRFGVYWKGQNQSIPNYIEPCSPVTSLSSDSFVMYQGSQEIEILEGDSSTILGFIQESFFNRSVEHFSSHYHTASSLDRKGPGMVQNEQTIYAVWNFFSEYALKGNLAAKYLVLESLKKLLERPIISTSYPSQVELSIMEQKGLSRYVVHILHGSKVVRGKNMEVVEDHLPVPASDIEIRVEQPIHSVYLVPTGEKILFTFVNGSVRFTVPSFTCHQMICLCYGENNNED; from the coding sequence ATGTATAGTATCCCTTTCCGTCATATCCACCTCGATTTCCATACTTCTGGATTAATCGAGGGCATTGGGAAAGACTTTTCAAAAGACCAATTCAAACAAGCCCTCAGGGCTGCACACGTTGATTCCATCACCTTATGTGCAAAATGCCATCATGGATGGATGTACTATCCTTCCAATAAATTTCCTATGCATCCTCATCTCTCATTTGACCTGTTCGGGGAGATGCTTAGTGCTGCGAAGGAATTGGGAATATCAGTGGAGGCTTATCTCTCTGTAGGGTATGACGAGGTGATAGCTCTTGCTCAGAACCAGTATCTGATGAGAAAGCAAGATCAGAAGCTTGACTCCACAACCGACTTTTTTACCCCAGGGTATCATCAGTTTTGCATGAATACCCCGTATCTTGGACGAATTTGTGATCAAATCGAGGAAGTACTCTCCAGGTATCAAGTCGATGGCATATTCCTCGATATTGTAGGAGTACGTACCTGCTACTGTGCATCATGCATGCAAACAGCCCAAGAACAAGGAATAGATCCAAGCGATGCTTCCAAAATGGAATCAATCTGGGAGCACACCTATATACACTATATCGAACAAGTCAAAAAGACTGTGGAGAGGGTGCAACCGGGCATCGAAATTTTCCACAACAGCGGTCATATCAATCGTGGTCGACTTGACCTCATGCATGTAAATTCTCATCTGGAGTTGGAATCACTACCCTCCGGAGGATGGGGATACGACCACTTTCTCCTCTCCTCAAGATTTGTACAACATTTTGGGAAGCCCTACCTCGGTATGACAGGCCGTTTTCAGTTTGGATGGGGTGACTTTGGAGGGTACAAACATCCAAATGGAATGCGATATGAAGTATCTCGCTTTCTTGCAAATGGTGCTGGGTGTTCCATCGGAGACCAAATGCATCCATTCGGAAAACTTGAAGATGGACTCTATTCCATTATTGGCACCATCTACCAAGAAGTGGAAGCAAAGCAACCCTGGTGCACCGATGTAACTGCCGTTACGGAGATTGGGGTTCTTTCTACCGAGTCAGCAGGCAACTACCATATTGATGGGGTAAATGCATCACTCTTACAAGGCAGCAGTGATATCGGAGCTGTTAGGATCCTACAAGAAGGACATCTGTTGTTTGATATATTGTCAGCAAGCGACTCCTTTACTCCGTATAAAGTTATCATCCTTCCTGATCGGATCGCCTTGAGCGAAGAACTTGAAAATCGTTTGGATACATATCTACAAAATGGAGGAAAAATTCTCGCGACGGGTATAAGTGGCATCAAGGAGAATGGAAAGCTCTCTAAACGTTTTGGGGTATACTGGAAAGGACAAAACCAATCGATTCCCAACTATATTGAACCATGTTCTCCGGTGACTTCTCTCTCTAGTGATTCCTTCGTCATGTATCAAGGAAGCCAAGAAATTGAAATACTTGAAGGAGATTCCTCTACTATACTCGGATTCATACAGGAATCTTTCTTCAACCGAAGTGTGGAACATTTTTCCTCACATTACCACACAGCTAGTTCATTGGATCGGAAAGGTCCCGGAATGGTACAAAATGAGCAAACTATCTATGCTGTATGGAACTTCTTTTCAGAGTACGCATTGAAGGGTAATCTTGCAGCAAAATATCTGGTGCTTGAATCGCTTAAGAAGTTATTAGAGAGACCTATTATCAGCACCTCCTATCCTTCTCAAGTTGAACTCTCCATCATGGAGCAAAAAGGACTCTCCCGTTATGTAGTGCATATACTTCACGGCTCAAAGGTAGTACGCGGCAAGAATATGGAAGTAGTAGAAGATCATCTTCCTGTCCCTGCATCAGATATCGAAATACGAGTCGAACAACCTATTCATTCGGTCTATTTGGTTCCTACCGGGGAGAAAATTCTGTTTACATTTGTTAACGGAAGCGTCCGCTTCACGGTTCCTTCTTTCACATGCCACCAAATGATCTGTCTTTGCTATGGAGAGAATAATAATGAAGATTGA
- a CDS encoding copper homeostasis protein CutC has protein sequence MKIEICLESIESVIAAEQGGADRVEFCADLFEGGTTPSLGAFKAARAHTTIAMNVMVRPRGGDFCYSDLEFEAMKEDARLFREAGANGIVFGILTPDGEIDMERSRRLIEIARPCSVTFHRAFDMSRDASRSLEKLIELGVDRVLTSGLEETVTEGLETLKSLIGQAGERIIVMPGCGITERNFTRIQEALGAKEYHVALDGTYESRMTYRPDHIYMGGMLRQTEFSLKHTDKGRVGTVVSHKGGR, from the coding sequence ATGAAGATTGAAATTTGTCTGGAATCGATCGAGAGCGTAATCGCAGCAGAGCAAGGCGGGGCCGACCGCGTGGAGTTCTGCGCCGACCTGTTCGAGGGGGGCACCACCCCATCCTTGGGGGCCTTCAAGGCAGCCAGGGCCCACACCACCATAGCCATGAATGTCATGGTCCGCCCCCGAGGCGGCGACTTCTGCTACTCGGACCTGGAGTTCGAGGCGATGAAGGAGGATGCAAGGCTCTTCCGTGAGGCAGGGGCTAACGGCATCGTCTTCGGTATCCTCACCCCCGACGGGGAGATCGACATGGAGCGCAGCAGACGGCTCATCGAGATCGCACGCCCCTGCTCGGTCACCTTCCACCGTGCCTTCGACATGAGCCGCGATGCCTCAAGATCCCTGGAGAAGCTCATCGAGCTCGGGGTCGACCGGGTGCTCACCAGCGGCCTGGAGGAGACCGTCACCGAGGGGCTGGAGACACTGAAAAGCCTAATTGGTCAGGCAGGCGAGCGCATCATCGTCATGCCGGGCTGCGGCATCACCGAAAGGAACTTCACCAGGATCCAGGAAGCACTGGGGGCCAAGGAGTACCATGTGGCACTGGACGGCACCTACGAGTCCCGCATGACCTACAGGCCCGACCACATCTACATGGGCGGAATGCTCCGCCAGACGGAGTTCAGCCTCAAGCACACCGACAAGGGCCGGGTGGGGACCGTGGTCTCCCACAAAGGGGGCAGGTGA
- a CDS encoding M81 family metallopeptidase, with protein sequence MKGRVFVGGLHHESDTFNPIITSREEIWVSRKEELFTKKESSASGIINTLIAAGYEVIPSLVARAVPNGVWDRTYYQELKEELLQDLRDAGELDAICLSLHGSMRVQGIGEAEGDLLEAVRLIQPAIPILTSLDMHATLTRRMRNAADGFVGYKCAPHTDTYETGIHAALMVIRTLESGKRPTMAMVRIPMLIAGEQSETSVEPMRSLIQGLREREKEEGVLACSYTLGFPWADERENAVHAVVVTQDDQKRADELAKELAAIFWGRRAEFGFYNETRMPGDAIRATKESIAEGVYPVVISDSGDNPTAGGSGDVTNFLRLILDDPVLSTLDPPLLYQGFYDPPVVAQALREGIGASFHCSLGAKFDKEKSSPIEAEARVISLKGKWEGANNADLALLEVEGVHVVVASKHVGCYDPEMMRILGAEPTGCKAIVVKLGYLEPEIRSIAKRSMMALTTGSTDELFTRLPYRELSRPIYPLDGEFDAELELI encoded by the coding sequence ATGAAGGGACGCGTCTTCGTGGGCGGGCTGCACCATGAGTCCGACACCTTCAACCCCATCATCACCTCCCGTGAGGAGATCTGGGTGAGCCGGAAGGAGGAGCTTTTCACAAAGAAGGAGAGCTCAGCAAGCGGGATCATCAACACCCTCATCGCCGCAGGCTATGAGGTCATCCCCTCCCTGGTTGCTCGTGCCGTGCCCAACGGGGTGTGGGACAGAACATACTACCAGGAACTCAAGGAAGAACTGCTGCAGGACCTGAGGGATGCAGGGGAGCTTGATGCCATCTGCCTCTCCTTGCACGGCAGCATGCGGGTTCAGGGCATCGGGGAGGCCGAGGGCGACCTGCTTGAGGCGGTGAGGCTCATACAGCCAGCCATCCCCATCCTCACCAGCCTGGACATGCATGCCACCCTTACCAGGCGCATGAGGAATGCAGCGGACGGGTTCGTGGGATACAAGTGCGCCCCGCATACCGATACCTATGAGACCGGCATCCACGCCGCCCTGATGGTCATCCGCACCCTGGAGTCAGGCAAGAGACCCACCATGGCAATGGTGAGGATCCCGATGCTCATCGCCGGGGAACAGAGCGAGACCAGCGTGGAGCCGATGAGGAGCCTCATCCAGGGGCTGAGGGAACGGGAGAAGGAAGAAGGCGTGCTTGCCTGTTCCTACACCCTCGGCTTCCCCTGGGCGGATGAGAGGGAGAACGCGGTGCATGCGGTGGTGGTGACCCAGGACGACCAAAAACGAGCCGATGAGCTAGCAAAGGAACTGGCTGCCATATTCTGGGGCCGGAGGGCCGAGTTCGGGTTCTACAACGAGACCAGGATGCCGGGCGATGCCATAAGGGCGACCAAGGAGTCGATTGCAGAGGGGGTGTACCCGGTGGTCATCAGCGACAGCGGGGACAACCCGACAGCAGGAGGGAGCGGGGATGTGACGAACTTCCTGCGCCTGATCTTGGACGACCCCGTCCTCTCCACACTTGACCCTCCCCTGCTCTACCAGGGGTTCTATGACCCCCCTGTGGTGGCACAGGCCTTGCGCGAGGGGATTGGTGCTTCCTTCCACTGCTCGCTGGGAGCGAAGTTCGACAAAGAAAAGAGCAGCCCCATCGAGGCTGAGGCCAGGGTCATCTCCCTCAAGGGGAAGTGGGAAGGGGCGAACAACGCCGACCTTGCCCTCCTGGAGGTCGAAGGGGTGCATGTGGTGGTGGCAAGCAAGCATGTAGGATGCTACGACCCTGAGATGATGAGGATCCTCGGGGCTGAGCCGACAGGGTGCAAGGCAATCGTGGTGAAGCTGGGCTACCTGGAACCGGAGATACGCTCGATTGCAAAGCGGTCGATGATGGCTCTCACCACCGGCAGCACCGACGAGCTCTTCACCCGCCTGCCCTACAGGGAGCTCTCCAGGCCCATCTACCCGCTTGACGGGGAGTTCGATGCTGAGCTGGAATTGATCTGA
- a CDS encoding glycosyltransferase family 4 protein, translated as MKNKTILILSNDVDYLYTLRLETIERLLKEGFSVSLSAPSNDRVDFFEELGCTFYPTEFTPRGKNPFSNLALLLKYVRMIKQVQPHVVLTYTIKANIYGGLVCRMLHAPQIANMTGLGKALMGKGVLQSTIQRLLRIAFKRASTVFLQNERDLNYFLDHKITNKEQSVLIPGSGVNLARHPLEEYPEDDGTIRLIFIARIIKDKGIEEMMAAAIKIHQMHPNVTCNIAGFIGEDEYEAQLKAYGETGAGSYLGFQKDIHALIKSSHAVVLPSYHLEGIANVLLEGAACGRPVLSTNHIGCRETFDDGVSGIMFEPRSTESLILAIEKFVAIPYEKKREMGLAGRKKVEKEFNRQVIVEAYMRAIERVGM; from the coding sequence ATGAAGAATAAAACCATTCTCATCCTATCCAATGATGTAGATTACTTATATACGTTGAGACTTGAAACAATTGAGCGATTGCTCAAGGAAGGTTTCTCTGTGTCGCTCTCGGCTCCCTCCAATGACCGAGTTGATTTTTTTGAAGAATTAGGGTGCACCTTTTATCCAACTGAGTTTACTCCGCGAGGAAAAAATCCATTCTCAAATCTGGCACTCCTTCTAAAATATGTGCGGATGATTAAACAAGTACAACCTCATGTGGTTCTCACCTATACGATTAAGGCAAACATCTATGGGGGATTGGTATGTAGAATGTTGCATGCCCCTCAAATTGCCAACATGACAGGGCTAGGAAAAGCTTTGATGGGTAAGGGGGTTCTGCAATCAACAATCCAAAGATTGCTTCGTATTGCTTTCAAGCGAGCGAGTACGGTATTTCTGCAAAATGAGCGTGACTTGAATTATTTCTTGGACCATAAGATAACCAACAAAGAGCAATCAGTACTGATTCCAGGCTCCGGAGTCAATCTTGCTCGCCATCCCTTGGAGGAGTATCCAGAGGATGATGGGACTATCAGACTCATCTTCATTGCTAGAATCATTAAAGATAAGGGCATCGAGGAGATGATGGCAGCGGCAATTAAAATTCACCAAATGCATCCTAATGTTACCTGTAATATTGCTGGTTTCATTGGAGAAGATGAGTATGAGGCGCAGCTTAAAGCTTATGGAGAGACTGGAGCTGGTTCTTATCTTGGATTCCAGAAGGATATACATGCATTAATCAAGAGTAGCCATGCCGTAGTACTCCCTTCCTACCATCTGGAAGGCATTGCGAATGTACTTCTGGAAGGAGCTGCCTGTGGGCGTCCTGTACTCTCTACGAACCACATTGGGTGTAGAGAAACATTCGATGATGGAGTATCCGGGATCATGTTCGAGCCACGATCAACTGAATCATTAATTTTAGCAATTGAGAAATTCGTTGCTATTCCCTATGAGAAAAAGAGAGAGATGGGACTTGCCGGAAGAAAGAAAGTAGAGAAAGAATTCAACCGGCAGGTCATTGTAGAAGCGTATATGCGGGCGATTGAGAGAGTTGGGATGTAA
- a CDS encoding glycosyltransferase family 2 protein, whose amino-acid sequence MDDYIKKHPLHDLISVIVPIYNAEKTLDRCITSIIGQTYQNLQIILINDGSTDGSLSICRRYAEDDARIKVINSSNQGVSKARNQGMDSAEGFYWGFVDSDDWVEPTFIETMYSAMKETEGCCLSALGVVSESWKEYLESLCKGEKRRVLSKTEGLDEITAKFGLRGYLWNKLFLPTHNRLNPDINVCEDLEFIVRYLYHHQSSKIVVANACLYHYGIIRPDTIYSDRYSFQRNFTAFQAYEKIIEQLPNSTQYLRDRIFSHTTELAYNMLVTWYSLPKSERTETKAIENKIPEVNVKFHETYENTMKQSSSMVRANYFLLKVSPSLLIPYLHLKFHIKKLIGRTRK is encoded by the coding sequence ATGGATGATTACATTAAAAAACATCCCCTACATGACCTCATTTCTGTAATTGTTCCTATCTACAACGCTGAGAAAACGTTGGACCGTTGTATCACGAGTATCATAGGGCAAACCTACCAGAATCTGCAGATAATTCTCATTAATGACGGGTCCACAGATGGGAGTCTCTCTATATGCAGGAGATACGCTGAAGACGATGCCCGAATTAAAGTAATCAATAGCTCCAACCAAGGCGTCTCAAAGGCAAGGAATCAAGGTATGGATTCGGCCGAAGGTTTTTACTGGGGGTTTGTCGATTCTGATGATTGGGTTGAACCAACCTTTATCGAAACGATGTATTCAGCAATGAAAGAAACGGAAGGCTGTTGTCTCTCTGCACTTGGCGTTGTCTCTGAAAGTTGGAAAGAATACCTAGAAAGTCTATGTAAAGGAGAGAAACGTCGAGTTCTCTCAAAAACAGAAGGGTTAGATGAAATTACAGCGAAGTTTGGACTCAGAGGATACCTGTGGAATAAACTCTTTTTACCTACACATAATCGTCTGAATCCTGATATTAACGTTTGCGAAGACTTGGAATTTATCGTTCGATATTTATACCATCATCAATCAAGCAAGATTGTTGTGGCAAATGCATGTTTATACCACTATGGAATTATACGTCCAGACACAATCTATTCTGATCGGTATAGTTTTCAACGGAATTTTACTGCTTTTCAAGCATATGAAAAAATTATTGAACAACTTCCAAATTCAACTCAGTATCTTCGCGATAGAATTTTTTCGCATACTACCGAGCTGGCTTACAACATGCTGGTTACCTGGTATAGCTTGCCAAAGTCTGAGCGAACAGAAACAAAAGCTATAGAAAACAAGATTCCTGAAGTGAATGTAAAATTCCATGAGACGTATGAGAACACGATGAAGCAGTCATCTTCCATGGTGCGAGCCAATTACTTTCTGCTAAAGGTATCACCATCATTGTTGATTCCATATTTACATTTAAAATTTCATATAAAGAAGCTAATTGGAAGAACGAGAAAATAG
- a CDS encoding glycosyltransferase, with product MKKLLLLTDHLPFGNGESFLYPEIEFLTRRFNITVVTTDTQSDISSSFIWDFPVHRIHKIPTFWETFQSTLQFFFTKDCIKELRIIFQGKKQVLQRSLQSIKYYAKAQKIAKQIEKLGIITEQDIVYSYWNNYKVLGMGLLLKKLHYRSIPIVSRIHGYDLFNERVEKGSRQPFKYTQDEYLTALYFVSEKGLEYYRKTFGFNAGCIYRVSRLGVHGTSGLIPSNNDIGLSLISVSHAIPLKRVELIISALEMITEYEVSWVHFGDGESLNSLIQLAEYSLKPKKNISYVFKGHITNLELHTYYETHTIDVFITTSSTEGLPVSIQEAFSYGIPAIGTYVGGIPEMITDGLNGFLLNENPTALEIKTQIDRMYKVKQTEEIVEMKEHAFVTWKTMFDAEKNFSEFAKMLHTLCLDKGSSNG from the coding sequence ATGAAGAAATTATTATTGCTAACCGATCATCTTCCTTTTGGAAATGGCGAGTCTTTTCTATATCCAGAAATTGAGTTTCTCACACGAAGATTTAATATCACAGTTGTTACCACCGATACACAATCAGATATTTCAAGCAGTTTTATCTGGGATTTTCCTGTACACAGGATTCACAAGATTCCAACTTTCTGGGAGACGTTTCAATCTACTCTCCAATTTTTCTTTACAAAGGATTGTATTAAAGAACTTAGGATAATTTTTCAAGGGAAGAAACAAGTTTTGCAGCGTTCATTACAGAGTATTAAATATTATGCAAAAGCACAGAAAATTGCAAAACAGATCGAAAAGCTTGGGATTATTACTGAGCAGGATATTGTCTATAGCTATTGGAATAATTACAAAGTATTGGGGATGGGGCTTTTACTTAAAAAATTACATTATAGATCAATACCCATTGTCTCTAGGATTCATGGATATGATTTATTCAATGAACGAGTAGAAAAGGGAAGTCGTCAGCCATTTAAATATACGCAGGATGAATATCTTACTGCTCTATATTTTGTGAGTGAAAAAGGCTTGGAGTATTACCGCAAAACCTTCGGCTTTAATGCTGGTTGTATTTACCGAGTATCACGTCTAGGCGTACATGGAACATCGGGGTTAATTCCTTCAAATAATGATATTGGGCTTTCTCTTATTAGTGTATCTCATGCCATTCCCTTAAAACGAGTAGAGCTTATTATTTCTGCGCTGGAGATGATAACAGAGTATGAGGTTTCCTGGGTTCATTTTGGTGATGGGGAGAGCCTGAATTCTTTGATTCAATTGGCAGAATATTCATTGAAACCAAAAAAGAATATCAGCTATGTTTTCAAAGGGCATATTACAAATCTGGAGTTACATACCTATTATGAAACACATACGATTGATGTATTTATCACAACTTCCTCAACGGAAGGGTTGCCAGTATCGATTCAAGAGGCTTTCTCCTATGGAATACCCGCCATTGGCACATATGTTGGCGGCATTCCTGAAATGATAACTGATGGATTAAATGGTTTTCTACTCAATGAAAATCCAACAGCATTAGAGATAAAAACACAAATAGACAGGATGTATAAGGTTAAGCAAACTGAAGAAATCGTAGAAATGAAGGAACATGCCTTTGTAACGTGGAAGACAATGTTTGATGCAGAAAAGAATTTCAGTGAATTTGCCAAGATGTTGCATACATTATGCTTGGATAAAGGAAGTAGTAATGGATGA
- a CDS encoding DegT/DnrJ/EryC1/StrS family aminotransferase — protein MEFRDLKKQYQVLKADMDKAVIEVMTECNFINGRQVRELEEQLAAYVGVKHCITCGNGTDALSMMLMAWGIGQGDAVFVPDFTFFASGEVVSFEGATPVFVDVDPDTYNMDPASLEQAILAVEAEGKLKAKVVIPVDLFGLPADYDRINEIAHRHGMKVLEDGAQGFGGLYKGRKACSLGDAATTSFFPAKPLGCYGDGGVIFTNSDQEAEYLRSIAVHGKGSYKYDNVRIGWNSRLDTIQAAVLLVKFKAFQAYELEAVNKVASWYTNALGDAVKTPVVPEGCYSSWAQYTIQLGDENQRTEIQGKLKEQGIPTMVYYPKPMHEQTAFDGLKQYVQCPVTERLCKTVVSLPLDGYKTYESCVTVSTVIKSFALMV, from the coding sequence ATGGAATTTCGTGATCTCAAGAAGCAATACCAGGTACTGAAGGCGGACATGGACAAGGCCGTCATCGAGGTGATGACAGAGTGCAATTTCATCAATGGCAGGCAAGTCAGGGAGCTGGAAGAACAGCTTGCTGCATATGTTGGGGTGAAACATTGCATCACCTGTGGGAATGGCACTGATGCGCTCTCCATGATGCTTATGGCCTGGGGGATCGGCCAAGGTGATGCAGTATTTGTCCCGGACTTCACCTTCTTCGCCTCCGGGGAGGTGGTCTCTTTCGAGGGAGCAACCCCTGTGTTTGTGGATGTGGACCCGGATACCTACAACATGGATCCAGCGAGCCTGGAGCAAGCCATCCTTGCGGTGGAAGCTGAAGGGAAACTCAAGGCGAAGGTGGTCATCCCTGTGGATCTGTTCGGCCTCCCTGCAGATTATGACAGGATCAACGAGATTGCCCACAGACATGGCATGAAGGTGCTGGAAGATGGTGCCCAAGGATTTGGGGGATTGTACAAGGGAAGGAAAGCTTGTTCACTTGGCGATGCTGCGACCACTTCCTTCTTCCCTGCAAAGCCTCTTGGCTGTTATGGCGATGGTGGGGTAATTTTCACCAACAGTGACCAGGAAGCCGAGTACCTGAGATCGATTGCAGTGCATGGGAAGGGTTCCTATAAATATGACAATGTCCGTATTGGCTGGAATTCACGCCTTGATACCATCCAGGCGGCAGTCCTCCTGGTGAAATTCAAGGCGTTCCAAGCATATGAGCTGGAAGCAGTGAATAAGGTGGCTTCCTGGTATACAAATGCATTGGGGGATGCTGTGAAGACTCCAGTAGTCCCGGAAGGATGCTATTCCAGCTGGGCACAATACACCATACAACTGGGCGATGAGAACCAACGGACTGAGATCCAGGGGAAACTGAAAGAGCAGGGGATTCCTACAATGGTGTACTATCCCAAACCGATGCATGAGCAGACAGCTTTTGATGGACTGAAGCAATATGTCCAATGCCCGGTCACGGAGAGGTTGTGCAAGACGGTGGTATCATTGCCATTGGATGGGTATAAAACGTACGAATCTTGTGTAACTGTTTCTACAGTTATTAAATCGTTTGCCTTAATGGTGTGA
- a CDS encoding acyltransferase has protein sequence MDWYVHPSSYVDDDVVIGKDTKVWHFCHIQGGARIGEGCSLGQNVNVSNNVVIGNGCKIQNNVSLYEGVTLEDHVFCGPSCVFTNDLTPRAKYPKGKAGYLKTLVQEGASIGANATIVCGITIGRWALIGSGAVVTKDVPDHALMTGVPAKQKGWACECGSILDESLHCKHCGRQYEQKTGGLVERQGS, from the coding sequence ATGGATTGGTATGTACACCCTTCTTCCTATGTAGATGATGACGTGGTCATCGGCAAGGATACCAAGGTCTGGCACTTCTGCCACATACAGGGCGGAGCAAGGATCGGTGAAGGCTGTTCCCTTGGACAGAACGTAAATGTCTCGAACAACGTGGTAATCGGTAACGGGTGCAAGATACAGAACAACGTTTCCCTGTATGAGGGGGTAACGCTTGAGGACCATGTATTCTGCGGGCCTTCCTGTGTATTTACAAACGATCTTACCCCGAGGGCAAAATACCCGAAGGGGAAGGCAGGCTATCTGAAAACTCTCGTACAAGAGGGAGCTTCCATTGGGGCCAATGCCACCATCGTCTGTGGGATAACCATCGGTAGATGGGCACTCATCGGCAGTGGGGCTGTAGTCACCAAGGATGTACCTGATCATGCCTTGATGACGGGGGTGCCTGCAAAACAGAAGGGATGGGCTTGTGAATGTGGTTCCATCCTGGATGAGTCCCTGCATTGCAAGCATTGCGGCAGGCAGTATGAGCAGAAGACAGGAGGCCTTGTCGAGAGGCAGGGGAGTTGA
- a CDS encoding Gfo/Idh/MocA family oxidoreductase has translation MKYALIGCGRISPNHIAAALANKLEFVAVCDINEQMMEDKILKFKLDEQNVTRYHDYREMLKEQKPDLVSICTESGKHASIALDCIESGVNLIIEKPIALSIKDADAIIEMARKKKVKVCACHQNRFNKSVVKIREAMEQNRFGKMMHGTAHIRWNRGRDYYDRASWRGTWEQDGGALMNQCIHNIDLLRWMMGDEISEVFAYTDNLTHPYIEAEDLGLALVKFANGSYGIIEGTTNIYPQNLEETLYLFGEKGTVKAGGQSVNIIEEWRFADLLDDPEEVKTTYHENPPNVYGYGHTPLFADVIEAIREDRQPMVTAEAGKRALELVLAIYKSAAEGKPVRLPLEDCATIDFTGRFS, from the coding sequence ATGAAATATGCACTGATAGGCTGCGGGAGGATTTCTCCCAACCACATAGCTGCCGCACTGGCAAACAAGCTTGAGTTCGTTGCCGTCTGTGACATCAACGAGCAGATGATGGAGGACAAGATCCTCAAGTTCAAGCTGGATGAACAGAACGTGACAAGGTATCACGATTACCGGGAGATGCTGAAGGAACAGAAACCGGATCTGGTCTCCATCTGCACAGAGAGTGGCAAGCATGCATCCATCGCCTTGGATTGTATTGAGTCTGGAGTTAATCTCATCATTGAGAAACCCATTGCTCTCTCCATCAAGGATGCAGATGCCATTATAGAGATGGCAAGGAAGAAAAAGGTAAAAGTATGTGCCTGTCACCAGAACCGCTTCAACAAATCGGTGGTGAAGATACGCGAGGCAATGGAACAGAATCGCTTTGGGAAAATGATGCATGGGACCGCCCACATTCGGTGGAACCGAGGCAGGGACTACTATGACAGGGCCTCCTGGCGTGGGACATGGGAGCAGGACGGTGGTGCCCTCATGAACCAGTGCATCCACAATATCGACCTGCTCAGATGGATGATGGGAGATGAGATTTCAGAGGTGTTTGCCTATACCGACAACCTTACCCATCCCTACATCGAGGCCGAGGATCTTGGTCTTGCCTTGGTGAAGTTTGCCAATGGTTCCTATGGAATCATTGAGGGGACCACCAACATCTACCCCCAGAACTTGGAAGAGACGCTCTACCTGTTCGGGGAGAAAGGGACCGTGAAGGCTGGGGGGCAGTCCGTGAACATCATCGAGGAGTGGCGTTTCGCCGACCTGTTGGATGACCCCGAAGAGGTCAAGACGACCTACCACGAGAACCCTCCCAACGTGTATGGGTATGGTCACACCCCATTGTTTGCTGATGTGATTGAGGCAATCAGGGAAGACCGTCAGCCAATGGTAACAGCGGAGGCTGGGAAGCGGGCACTGGAACTGGTGCTGGCCATCTACAAGTCTGCAGCCGAAGGAAAGCCGGTCAGGCTTCCCCTTGAAGACTGTGCGACCATTGATTTCACAGGGAGGTTCTCCTGA